Proteins encoded together in one Fimbriiglobus ruber window:
- a CDS encoding heavy metal response regulator transcription factor, with the protein MRILLVEDDPKTTTVLKRGLAEHGFVVDTAATGDAGLALARSGGYALTILDVMLPGKEGWEILAGLRQAGVQTPVLFLTARDGIADRVKGLELGADDYLVKPFAFSELLARVRTVLRRGPAKIQDAARVADLEIDLVRHKASRAGSPLDLTRKEFAMLALFVRRAGEVLTRTLITEEVWDMNFDSDTNVVDVHVRRLRAKVDDPFEKKLIHTVRGIGYVLEDRG; encoded by the coding sequence ATGAGAATCCTGCTCGTCGAAGACGATCCCAAAACGACGACCGTCTTGAAGCGCGGGCTGGCCGAACACGGTTTCGTGGTCGATACTGCGGCGACGGGGGACGCAGGATTGGCCTTGGCTCGGTCCGGCGGGTACGCCCTGACGATTCTCGACGTCATGCTGCCCGGGAAAGAAGGGTGGGAGATCCTGGCCGGTTTGCGGCAGGCCGGGGTGCAGACGCCGGTGCTGTTCCTGACCGCCCGGGACGGGATCGCGGACCGGGTGAAAGGGCTCGAACTCGGGGCCGACGACTACCTCGTGAAACCGTTCGCTTTTTCCGAATTGCTCGCCCGCGTCCGCACCGTCCTGCGGCGCGGGCCGGCCAAGATACAAGACGCGGCCCGCGTCGCCGACCTGGAAATCGACCTGGTCCGCCACAAAGCGAGCCGGGCCGGCAGTCCACTCGACCTGACCCGGAAAGAGTTCGCCATGCTGGCGCTATTCGTCCGCCGGGCCGGGGAGGTACTCACTCGCACCTTGATCACCGAAGAAGTCTGGGACATGAATTTCGATTCGGACACGAACGTCGTGGACGTCCACGTTCGCCGGCTCCGGGCGAAAGTCGACGACCCGTTCGAGAAAAAACTGATCCACACCGTTCGGGGGATCGGGTATGTCCTCGAAGACCGGGGCTGA
- a CDS encoding heavy metal sensor histidine kinase, which translates to MSSKTGAEPRLRSLALRLTLWYAGSAFTLVLVATGYLYWALVQELTEEDDDWLAGKVTEVLRAVEARGADGTTLRQQVEAGGGRAGERILVRVDDARGPTPVVIETPGLSAAVPLSAFSDQTGAAHDYRSAAGRLYRLRSERGATGTVVVRAAMDRTEEDELLEGHRRRLSYVLILSLIASTVGGYRIARRGVRPIKGVTATARRIGPARLDERLDTRGLPAEVRDLAETFNEMLGRLEDAFARLSRFSADIAHELRTPVNALCAEVEVALGRPRDPDEYRDALTSCLEECGRLSRLIDSLLFLARAENPRTALQTLPLDVTEELTAIREFFEPAAADAGVTIAVDAAPGLFAPVDRVLFQRAVANLVANALAHTPSGGSVVLAAERESAGIRLDVRDSGSGIAAADLPHIFDRFYRADKARTSVSGRVGLGLAIVKGIIEWHGGTASATSGLGTGTTVTLRFPAGTG; encoded by the coding sequence ATGTCCTCGAAGACCGGGGCTGAGCCCCGCCTGCGGTCACTCGCCCTGCGACTGACCCTCTGGTACGCCGGCTCCGCCTTTACCCTCGTCCTCGTCGCGACCGGCTACTTGTACTGGGCGCTCGTTCAGGAACTGACCGAAGAGGACGACGACTGGCTGGCGGGGAAAGTGACCGAAGTCCTGCGCGCGGTCGAAGCCCGGGGGGCCGATGGGACCACTCTCCGCCAGCAGGTCGAAGCCGGCGGCGGGCGCGCGGGCGAGCGCATTCTCGTCCGGGTCGACGACGCCCGCGGTCCGACCCCCGTCGTGATCGAGACGCCCGGGCTGTCCGCCGCCGTCCCCCTCTCGGCTTTCTCCGATCAAACTGGCGCGGCTCACGATTATCGGTCCGCGGCCGGTCGCTTGTACCGCCTCCGCTCCGAGCGGGGTGCGACCGGAACCGTCGTCGTTCGCGCGGCGATGGACCGAACGGAAGAAGACGAATTGCTCGAAGGGCACCGGCGCCGACTCTCTTACGTGCTGATCCTGAGCCTGATCGCTTCGACCGTCGGCGGCTACCGGATCGCCCGCCGCGGCGTCCGCCCGATCAAAGGAGTGACGGCCACGGCCCGGCGGATCGGCCCGGCCCGACTGGACGAGCGGCTCGACACCCGCGGCCTCCCGGCCGAGGTCCGCGACCTGGCCGAGACGTTTAACGAAATGCTCGGCCGGTTGGAGGACGCGTTCGCCCGGCTGTCGCGATTTTCGGCCGACATCGCGCACGAGTTGCGAACGCCGGTGAACGCTCTGTGTGCCGAGGTCGAAGTCGCCCTCGGTCGGCCCCGCGACCCGGACGAATACCGCGACGCCCTGACGTCGTGCCTGGAGGAATGCGGCAGGCTCTCCCGGTTGATCGATAGTCTGCTATTCCTGGCCCGCGCCGAGAACCCCAGAACCGCTCTGCAAACCCTGCCGCTGGACGTGACCGAGGAACTCACGGCCATCCGCGAGTTCTTTGAACCGGCGGCCGCGGACGCGGGAGTGACGATCGCGGTCGATGCCGCGCCGGGATTATTCGCTCCCGTCGATCGGGTACTGTTCCAGCGGGCTGTCGCGAATCTGGTCGCGAACGCCTTGGCACACACACCATCCGGTGGATCTGTTGTCTTGGCCGCCGAGCGGGAGTCGGCCGGAATTCGTCTCGACGTGCGCGACAGCGGGAGCGGGATCGCGGCGGCCGACCTCCCGCACATCTTTGACCGCTTCTATCGTGCCGACAAAGCACGGACGTCCGTTTCCGGGCGGGTCGGGTTGGGGCTCGCCATCGTTAAGGGAATCATCGAGTGGCACGGCGGGACCGCGTCCGCGACGAGCGGTCTCGGCACGGGAACGACGGTCACGCTCCGGTTCCCCGCCGGTACCGGATGA
- a CDS encoding DUF1559 domain-containing protein, whose amino-acid sequence MNTQRYPGSPLERRGFTLIELLVVIAIIAILIGLLLPAVQKVRDAAARSSCQNNLKQVGLAIQSYHDANRQFPAGYTTGVTATGDDTGPGWGWAAYVLPHMEQQPLFNQITLTQPIEAGVNATARVATVKSYLCPADSPPLALPVGPRSATGQLLSTTCSVAAANYVGNFGVAEPGVDGEGLFFRNSTIRIADVTDGTSSTLAAGERSFRYAESTWVGAVTGSNQGPTPGSPFPVQEENASNFVLGHTGESYSGPTGPSEANNFASSHTGGVNFVFADGHVSLLTAAVNYQVFQALSTRAGGETIQGNF is encoded by the coding sequence ATGAACACGCAGCGTTACCCCGGCTCTCCGCTCGAACGGCGGGGATTCACGTTGATTGAGTTACTGGTGGTGATTGCGATTATCGCGATCCTCATCGGCTTGTTGTTGCCGGCCGTGCAGAAAGTCCGGGACGCGGCCGCCCGGTCGTCGTGCCAGAACAACTTGAAGCAGGTCGGGCTCGCTATCCAGTCATACCACGACGCGAACCGGCAGTTCCCCGCGGGGTACACGACCGGCGTCACCGCGACGGGCGACGACACCGGCCCCGGGTGGGGGTGGGCGGCTTATGTCCTGCCACACATGGAACAGCAGCCGTTGTTCAATCAGATCACCCTCACCCAACCGATCGAGGCGGGGGTGAACGCCACCGCCCGGGTGGCAACGGTCAAGTCTTACCTCTGTCCGGCCGACAGCCCGCCACTCGCCCTCCCCGTCGGTCCGCGGTCCGCGACCGGGCAACTCCTTTCGACTACCTGTTCCGTCGCCGCGGCGAACTACGTCGGTAACTTCGGGGTAGCCGAGCCGGGCGTGGACGGAGAAGGGTTGTTCTTTCGAAACAGCACCATCCGAATCGCGGACGTCACAGACGGAACGAGTAGCACGCTGGCCGCGGGCGAGCGGTCGTTTCGGTACGCCGAGTCGACGTGGGTGGGGGCGGTGACCGGATCGAACCAGGGGCCGACGCCGGGCTCGCCGTTTCCCGTGCAAGAAGAGAACGCCTCCAACTTCGTCCTCGGGCACACGGGGGAAAGTTACAGCGGACCGACGGGGCCGTCCGAGGCGAACAACTTCGCGAGTAGTCACACCGGCGGCGTGAACTTCGTATTCGCGGACGGGCACGTGAGTCTGTTGACCGCGGCGGTCAATTATCAGGTATTTCAAGCACTATCGACCCGCGCGGGCGGGGAGACCATTCAGGGGAACTTCTGA
- a CDS encoding GntR family transcriptional regulator, protein MQKTALPKYLLLSQEIEEQISSRAWPEGRMPSLRGLAEQHRVSVITASRAIQVLRDKGLIARTDHSGCYLANPNQNSAATTWGLCLRITPGHWQKLAAVKPLAGFETLTRRGLANFYDGIDLGEGVTPIQLSAQVGKAVDAGVAGFFLLPSRQNEEWMQQDEHFLAACDAEGLPVVLVERNLRGHYRALERDLSSVDDFDGGVCCTRHLLKTGRRRLAAVVASPCSSHDERAAGYLHAVCIASMSGEFSGLDPTPRVFEVPPGLANKQVDRLLADRVITEKIDGVFCYQDSTAVGLIVELLSRGVAVPRDVAVAGFENLPIGDFFTLGLTTYNYPAEALAMNALRLMRARIETPDGPPLKLSARGELIVRESTGEERA, encoded by the coding sequence ATGCAAAAAACCGCTCTCCCCAAATACCTTCTGCTCTCCCAAGAGATTGAAGAGCAGATTTCCTCCCGCGCCTGGCCGGAAGGGCGCATGCCGAGCCTTCGCGGGTTGGCCGAGCAGCATCGCGTGTCGGTCATCACGGCCTCGCGAGCCATTCAAGTATTGCGCGACAAGGGGCTCATCGCCCGGACGGATCATTCGGGCTGTTACCTCGCCAATCCCAACCAAAATTCCGCGGCCACAACTTGGGGACTCTGTCTACGGATCACGCCGGGGCACTGGCAGAAATTGGCCGCCGTAAAGCCACTGGCTGGTTTTGAAACGTTGACGCGACGCGGACTGGCGAATTTTTACGACGGGATCGATCTCGGCGAGGGCGTGACTCCCATTCAATTGAGCGCCCAGGTCGGCAAGGCGGTCGATGCAGGTGTGGCGGGTTTCTTTCTGCTACCGTCTCGGCAGAACGAAGAGTGGATGCAACAGGACGAACATTTCCTGGCCGCGTGCGACGCGGAAGGGTTGCCGGTCGTGCTGGTCGAACGGAATCTCCGCGGTCATTACCGCGCACTCGAACGCGATCTTTCGTCAGTCGACGATTTCGATGGGGGGGTGTGTTGCACACGACATCTTCTCAAAACGGGTCGACGTCGTCTGGCTGCGGTCGTCGCGTCGCCGTGTAGTAGCCACGACGAACGGGCCGCCGGCTATCTCCACGCGGTTTGTATCGCCTCGATGTCCGGTGAGTTTTCGGGCCTTGATCCCACGCCGCGGGTCTTTGAAGTGCCGCCCGGCCTGGCGAACAAGCAAGTCGACAGACTGCTGGCCGACCGCGTCATCACCGAAAAGATTGACGGGGTGTTTTGTTACCAAGATTCGACGGCCGTGGGGCTGATCGTCGAATTACTCTCCCGCGGCGTGGCGGTCCCGCGCGACGTGGCCGTGGCCGGTTTCGAGAACCTGCCGATCGGCGATTTCTTTACGCTCGGCCTGACCACTTACAATTATCCGGCCGAAGCCCTGGCCATGAACGCGCTCAGGTTGATGCGGGCCCGCATTGAAACGCCGGACGGGCCGCCGCTCAAACTCAGCGCCCGCGGCGAGTTGATCGTTCGCGAGAGTACGGGAGAAGAACGAGCCTGA
- a CDS encoding phosphotransferase encodes MELSHLIKALADPTAYPFPVQAVEVRQTHISAVFLAGSFVYKVKKPIAPGFLDFTTLEKRQHFCYEEVQLNRRLAPDVYLGVVPVVQTPTGVRLEGEGEVVEWAVKMRRLPGEATLLEHLRRGEVTVTLVEMLARQIATFHLGLEPNDRIASFGRFDAVARNIRDVFEQADPLAGAEEFSEIFNRTRQLMGNTLERFRPLIDSRAARGVPRECHGDLHLDHIYYFPDQPPPSNLVIIDCIEFSERLRFIDPVADIAFTAMDLTFHDRPDLAGAFANTYFQATRDEEGRTLIPLYTAYRSSVRGLVESMLTADHDVPEAERNAARQRARKYWLLARAELESVTDPGDAR; translated from the coding sequence ATGGAATTGTCCCACCTCATCAAAGCCCTTGCGGACCCGACCGCCTACCCCTTCCCGGTCCAGGCCGTGGAGGTCCGTCAGACGCACATTTCGGCGGTGTTCCTCGCGGGGTCTTTTGTTTACAAGGTCAAGAAGCCGATCGCCCCGGGGTTCCTGGATTTCACCACGCTGGAGAAGCGGCAGCACTTCTGCTACGAGGAGGTACAGCTCAACCGCCGGCTCGCTCCGGACGTCTACCTGGGCGTGGTGCCGGTGGTGCAGACACCGACTGGCGTGCGGCTCGAAGGCGAGGGAGAGGTCGTCGAGTGGGCGGTCAAAATGCGGCGATTGCCTGGAGAAGCGACCCTTTTGGAACACCTCCGCCGCGGTGAGGTCACGGTAACGCTGGTGGAAATGCTGGCCCGACAAATCGCCACATTTCACCTGGGGCTGGAACCGAACGACCGGATCGCCTCGTTCGGTCGATTCGACGCTGTCGCCCGCAACATTCGTGACGTTTTTGAACAGGCGGATCCACTCGCCGGGGCGGAAGAGTTCAGCGAGATTTTTAATAGAACCCGGCAACTGATGGGCAACACACTGGAACGATTCCGACCGTTGATCGACAGTCGCGCGGCTCGTGGCGTGCCCCGCGAGTGTCACGGGGATCTCCACCTCGACCACATTTATTATTTCCCCGATCAGCCGCCCCCGTCCAATTTGGTCATCATCGATTGCATCGAATTCAGCGAGCGGTTGCGGTTCATCGATCCGGTCGCGGACATCGCCTTCACGGCGATGGACCTCACTTTCCACGACCGCCCGGATCTGGCCGGGGCATTTGCGAATACCTATTTCCAGGCCACCCGAGACGAAGAAGGCCGAACACTCATTCCGCTGTACACGGCGTATCGGTCTTCTGTTCGCGGCCTGGTCGAGAGCATGCTAACGGCCGATCACGACGTTCCCGAAGCGGAGCGGAACGCAGCCCGTCAAAGGGCACGAAAGTATTGGTTGTTAGCCCGGGCCGAACTTGAGTCTGTCACAGACCCGGGCGATGCCCGCTGA